The Thermoanaerobaculia bacterium genome has a segment encoding these proteins:
- a CDS encoding DUF1573 domain-containing protein, whose amino-acid sequence MRRSFFIAAVILASAVAGGAPLPPKADVQPAERDLGTVPADDVAAAEFTVENRGGAPLTVEANPVREARVTIDRSPVPPGESAAIRVEVGTAQRTGPSSLTVELKTNDPERPVIPLKVALDVHAWVLADPGYARYNFVEGGRAGVIREVAFAVDDAPFRVTGVDSPYPSLAVRWRPAAPAERLPERSGSQWVIELTLSPYAPVGPLGAEVVVHLDHPRQRQLMIPVSGFVRPMLAVTPPEGDLGDLDDRPVTARFHVRSFAEDPVALESAKCDIPGSAAEIRTIEPGRVWQVVLTIPAGAPGSLVTGSLRLETTSPTQPEIEVPVRGQFRAK is encoded by the coding sequence GTGCGTCGCTCGTTTTTCATCGCCGCCGTGATCCTCGCTTCCGCCGTCGCCGGCGGCGCGCCGCTTCCCCCGAAGGCCGACGTTCAGCCCGCCGAACGAGACCTCGGGACCGTCCCGGCCGACGACGTCGCGGCGGCGGAATTCACGGTAGAAAATCGGGGCGGCGCTCCCCTGACCGTCGAGGCGAATCCGGTCCGCGAAGCGCGCGTCACGATCGATCGCTCGCCGGTCCCGCCCGGCGAGAGCGCGGCGATCCGGGTCGAAGTCGGAACGGCGCAGCGGACCGGGCCCTCCTCGCTCACCGTCGAGCTGAAGACGAACGATCCGGAGCGCCCCGTGATCCCGTTGAAAGTCGCGCTCGACGTCCACGCCTGGGTCCTCGCCGATCCCGGATACGCCCGCTACAACTTCGTCGAGGGCGGACGGGCCGGGGTAATCCGCGAAGTCGCCTTCGCCGTGGACGACGCTCCGTTCCGGGTCACGGGCGTGGATTCGCCGTATCCCTCCCTCGCCGTCCGGTGGCGCCCCGCCGCTCCCGCCGAGCGGCTCCCCGAACGAAGCGGCTCGCAGTGGGTGATCGAGCTGACGCTCTCGCCGTACGCGCCGGTCGGCCCGCTCGGCGCCGAGGTCGTCGTCCACCTCGACCACCCGCGCCAGCGCCAGCTGATGATTCCCGTGAGCGGATTCGTCCGTCCCATGCTCGCCGTCACGCCGCCGGAGGGCGATCTCGGCGATCTCGATGACCGGCCGGTCACCGCCCGCTTCCACGTCCGCAGCTTCGCGGAGGATCCGGTCGCGCTCGAGAGCGCGAAGTGCGACATCCCGGGCTCGGCCGCCGAGATCCGGACGATCGAGCCCGGCCGCGTCTGGCAGGTCGTGCTGACGATTCCCGCGGGCGCTCCCGGGTCGCTCGTCACCGGATCGCTTCGCCTGGAGACGACGAGCCCGACGCAGCCCGAGATCGAGGTCCCGGTGCGGGGCCAGTTTCGCGCGAAGTGA